One genomic segment of Coffea arabica cultivar ET-39 chromosome 6e, Coffea Arabica ET-39 HiFi, whole genome shotgun sequence includes these proteins:
- the LOC140009904 gene encoding uncharacterized protein — translation MATGRMAEWQMIISEFDIVFTTQKAIKGQAIADHLAENSREDDYQPLHTYFPEEEILFIGAVENISEQYPEWRLFFDGASNSFGAEIGAVLVSPEGKHYPATTKLRFPCTNNMVEYETYIFGLKMTLNMEIQDLIAFSDSDLFVHQTLKQCVTRDSKIMLYHCTLLNLASKFRSLELRHISHTRNVFADALSTLSSMIQHPDELVIEPI, via the coding sequence ATGGCCACGGGACGTATGGCTGAGTGGCAAATGATCATTTCTGAATTCGACATTGTCTTCACAACACAAAAGGCAATCAAGGGACAAGCCATAGCAgatcatttggcagaaaattCAAGAGAAGATGATTACCAACCATTGCATACCTACTTCCCTGAAGAAGAAATTCTGTTCATTGGAGCAGTTGAGAACATAAGTGAGCAATATCCTGAATGGAGGTTATTTTTCGATGGTGCATCAAATTCTTTTGGAGCTGAAATTGGAGCAGTTTTGGTGTCGCCTGAGGGGAAACACTATCCTGCTACTACTAAATTACGGTTTCCTTGTACCAACAATATGGTCGAGTATGAAACTTATATTTTTGGATTAAAAATGACATTGAATATGGAGATCCAGGACCTGATAGCGTTCAGTGATTCCGATTTATTTGTACATCAGACGCTTAAACAGTGTGTAACTCgggattcaaaaattatgttgTATCATTGTACCTTGCTTAACTTGGCTAGTAAATTTAGGAGTTTGGAACTCAGACATATTTCCCACACTCGCAATGTTTTCGCTGATGCTTTATCCACTCTGTCTTCGATGATTCAACATCCAGATGAGCTGGTGATTGAACCTATATAG